Genomic DNA from Streptomyces sp. GS7:
TACAAGACGTTTACCTTGGCCGACAGTGGCAACGTCTGGCTCGCTGTCCCCGGCCTGGAACGCCGTCAACTCGTCCGCATCCCGCTCAACACCACCGTCTCCCCGACCGGCACCCTCCGACTGATCCTCCGCAACAGGCGCGCCGAGGTGCATTACCAGATCGACGCGAAAGGAACGAAGTCCTCCGGGCGGCCGTGCGGCGATCGGGAGACCGGCATCGACAAGGGATACAGCGAAGTCCTCACCGACTCCGACGGGAAGCGCTACGGCACCCAGCTCGGCGACCTCCTTACTTCCGAGTCGGATCACCGCAGGACCAAGAACGCCCGTCGCGCGAAGCTTTGCGCCGTCGCCGAGAGGGCGGAAAGGCGTGGCGATCATGCGAAGGCCCGCCGGATCAGGGATCACAACCTCGGTACTCTCAAGCGCGATCGACGCTCTACCGCGTGGAGGTGCCGCGTCCGCGACATCACCTATCGATCCGTGCACGCAGTGGTCGACAAGGCTGGTGTGATCGTGGCCGAAGACCTCACCAAGACTTTCTCCAGCCGGAAGAAACTGGGGAAGAATACCCATCGGCGCCTGGCTGCCTGGACCAAGGGCGTCACAGCCGAGGCGTTGCAAACCGTGTCGGACCGCAGAGGTTCTGCGGTGCGGCTGGTCAACGCTGCCTACACGTCACAAGCCGTGCCCTTCACGGACATCCTCGCTGTCCGGAAAGGGGACCGGCTTCACTGCACCGAGTGTGGGGCCGTGTGGCAAGCCGACCATGCTGCTGCGATCAACATCCTGTACAGGGCGAGTGACTCCGACATCACCCTGCACACCCCGCACACGCGGGTGAAGCAGATCCTGCGGGAACGTGCCGATCGCCAACGGTCCAGACTGCCGGACCAGGACTCCAGTACCCGGCCCCTCTGCCGGTGCGGAGAGCGAACCATCCAACCGATGCTCAACTCTGAGCAATAAGAAGGAAGCAGTAGTGATGCACGGCCCCGTCCAGGCCCCTCCGCCGC
This window encodes:
- a CDS encoding zinc ribbon domain-containing protein, whose product is MKATRIAYSKDLNTGKYAQLEEQARRLGAVRSLVWRLYGSISGLPWSDRQIRDVWIADGTAQTFGVLANAWKETVRDAVADITANREAAKRKVKKAIFRHIADEAERKHLVTLLKRDQWVADSYLSRQMRRHWKRGRNRTHNQIVVRSDQYKTFTLADSGNVWLAVPGLERRQLVRIPLNTTVSPTGTLRLILRNRRAEVHYQIDAKGTKSSGRPCGDRETGIDKGYSEVLTDSDGKRYGTQLGDLLTSESDHRRTKNARRAKLCAVAERAERRGDHAKARRIRDHNLGTLKRDRRSTAWRCRVRDITYRSVHAVVDKAGVIVAEDLTKTFSSRKKLGKNTHRRLAAWTKGVTAEALQTVSDRRGSAVRLVNAAYTSQAVPFTDILAVRKGDRLHCTECGAVWQADHAAAINILYRASDSDITLHTPHTRVKQILRERADRQRSRLPDQDSSTRPLCRCGERTIQPMLNSEQ